The Xyrauchen texanus isolate HMW12.3.18 chromosome 28, RBS_HiC_50CHRs, whole genome shotgun sequence genome has a segment encoding these proteins:
- the LOC127621849 gene encoding uncharacterized protein LOC127621849, giving the protein MPRRLQARHCGPFKTFPEAPVAYGVLRGGHAAGVDETTSALAPDSSPETSMAPQHAPCDGHPRLPPNIQTLDRPLLSAWQEFPCPTVMIDTSKLVLGAVCNGHAAAGRWKRAPLRWHINCLELLTVFFALRRFLPLVLGKHILIRSDSTTAVAYINRQGGVRSRHVTTRPSQVVQLKSLHATHIPSNLNVVVDALSRQRLPSGEWRLHLQSVQLIWEWFGNAQVDLFASQETSHCPLWYAQTEAPFGADALAHSWPIGLRKYTFPTVSLLAQVLCKVREDEEQVTLVAPYWPTWAWFLDLVLLATAPPWQIPLRKEVPSFSGTGHALASRPRPLEHPRLAPGWDMEDLADLPPAIIDMI; this is encoded by the coding sequence atgcctcgccgccttcaggccaggcactgcggtccctttaaaacttttccagaggctcctgtggCATATGGCGTCCTTCGTGGCGGtcacgctgctggggttgatgagaccacttcagcactggctccagactcgagtcccgagacgagcatggcgccgcagcacgcaccgtgtgatggtcatccccgcctgccgccaaacattcaaaccctggacagacctctgctttctgcctGGCAGGAGTTCCCTTGCCCGACGGTAATGATCGACACCTCCAAATTGGTTTTGggtgccgtatgcaacgggcacgcagccgcaggccgttggaaacgggccccgctgcgctggcacatcaactgcctagagttgttgactgtattctttgccctgcggaggtttctcccactggttctgggcaaacacatcttgatcagatcagacagcaccacagcggttgcgtacataaatcgccaaggcggcgtacgctcccgccacgtcacaactcgcccgtctcAAGTTGtccaactcaagtcgctgcatgccactcacatccccagcaacctcaatgtggtggtggacgcgctatcacgacaacgcttgcccagtggagagtggaggcttcacctccagtcggtccagctgatttgggaatggttcggcaatgCTCAGGTAGACCTtttcgcctcccaagagacctcccactgcccactctggtatgcccaaacagaggctcccttcggggcagacgcactggcacacagctggcccatagggctgcgcaagtacacatttcccacagtgagccttcttgcacaggtgctgtgcaaggtcagggaggatgaggaacaagtcactctagtggctccctattggcccacctgggcttggttcttggacctcgtactccttgcgacagcccctccctggcaaattcccctgaggaaagaagtcccttctttctcagggacggggcacgctctggcatccagacccagacctctggaacatccacgtctggcccctggatgggacatggaagatctagctgatctaccacctgccatcaTAGACATGAtctaa